The window AAAGAATCAAGGAAAGCTGGCTTGGCCATCCGCGTTTGAAGATAATCGACAGCAGGGCCGACTTTGAAAGCAAGATAAGGCAAGCGTTTTCGGCAATCTCACAAATATTGGGAATGCCTGAGTCAATGGAGACAAGAGAGAAGTACCTCCTTGAACAGGTAAATTACGGGGATCTCCCGACACATCAGATTATCGAGATAGAACAGGTTTATCTGCGCTCCCAGGATGCGGATGAGATAGTGAGGATCAAGAAAAGAAGCCAGGGTTTTTCCCTTTTGTACTTTCTCGGCAGGACAAAAAAATCGGGCACGAGCATCGAGGAAGAGGAGCTGATAACGGAACAGCAGTATATGAATCTGATGAAGCTTGCCAAAGCAGGTACGGAACCTTTGATAAAAGACCGCATTTCTTTTTTATGGCATGGCCAACGCTTCGAGCTGGACCGATATAAAGGCAGGCACGAAGGCTTGCTGTTGTTGAACGTCGAACGGTTTCGAAGCACCGGGCAGGAATCAGGAACAGAATTGCCGCCCTTTATCACAATCAAGCAGAAAATAACTAACTTCGCTCGCTACACCGATAGGAATCTGTCCTTGAAAATGAGGAAGACCCATTGAGTGAGCACTCGCCTCCGGCGTAAAGGCGCCAAACGTTTACCACAGTCCAGGCCTTACATTAAGACGTCCTTTTCTGGTAAACTAAAGACTTGATCTTCTCAGGCTTAAAATAAAAGGCCCTTCCCGGGCGACGCAAAGGAACTCTATCGTGAAGAGGTTCTCACATAATTTCGGTATATGCCAATGGGGAAAGGCGGTTTCCCGCGTTACCGCCTTTCTCGCAATTGCTTTTCTTATAGGGGCTCCTGTTGCAGCGGGGGCCGGCGATTGTTCTTGTGCCGGACCGGAGAAGGGGTCCCAAATTTCCCGACCTCCTTTCCTTAATGTGGTCCGGGAGAAGCTCGCTACCGTCCTCCATGGGATTGACAAAGATTTGAGCCTCACTGCGAGTAAACTTTCCGGGAAGGGGATCTCGGGGCCCAAAGCGCGCATTGCTCTCCGGGGTCTCTGCGAAAGAAACAGCTTCGCGGTTGACTGCGCCTTTGTGGATCGGGCAGGCAGGATGAAAATGGTCGAGCCCCAGGCGTACGGGAAATTCGAAGGAGCGGACATAAGCGGACAGGAACAGGTGAAGCGTCTTCACCACAGCGGAAAACCGGTAATGAGTGATGTTTTTCTTTCCCTGGAAGGGTTCGAGGCAGTGGACCTGGAGCATCCGGTCTTTTCACCACAGAACATGCTCGTAGGATCTGTAAGTGTTCTCATGAAGCCCGAGGACCTCATGTCGGGTATCCTCTCGGAAGATGCGGGCAAAGAGTCCCCTCTCGAAATATGGGTAATGCAGGTCGACGGGCGGGTCCTCTACAGGGGAAAAA is drawn from Syntrophorhabdaceae bacterium and contains these coding sequences:
- a CDS encoding ATP-binding protein, encoding MAGGSRLIEPVYMVVLTGGPCSGKTSSMAYLTERLSDYGYMVFIIPETATLITNNGIDRRKMDRPRQVIMYEEAILDMQLAFEETYLRAVARIFPERKKVLLLDRGVMDIKAFMPSEEFDQMLRRKGLNEMTLRDRYHGIVHLVTAADGAREYYTGENNRARLETAEEAALIDERIKESWLGHPRLKIIDSRADFESKIRQAFSAISQILGMPESMETREKYLLEQVNYGDLPTHQIIEIEQVYLRSQDADEIVRIKKRSQGFSLLYFLGRTKKSGTSIEEEELITEQQYMNLMKLAKAGTEPLIKDRISFLWHGQRFELDRYKGRHEGLLLLNVERFRSTGQESGTELPPFITIKQKITNFARYTDRNLSLKMRKTH